The genomic region GGACTGGCCGAAGCCCTGGTGGTGGATGCCGACGGCGCGTGGATCGGTATCGACAATAATTTTGGCCCCCGCGCCGATGGTGAAAAACGCCCCATGGTCTATCGTTTCGCCGCCCCCGACGGTGGCTGGAGCGCCCAGCCATGAGCCCGCAGTTTTTTCAAATGACCCGGCGCAGCGGCAGTTCCGCTGCGCGTTACCCAACAATGATGAGGCCCGCATGAGTGACATCCTCGCAGACAGCTTAGATGGCGTAGAACGCCGGTCGCTGGCTGACTTCACCGAAAATGCCTACCTCAACTACTCCATGTACGTGATCATGGACCGTGCCTTGCCGCATATCGGCGACGGCCTGAAGCCCGTGCAACGGCGCATCATCTATGCCATGAGTGAGTTGGGCCTGGACGCCGATTCCAAGCACAAGAAGTCGGCGCGTACCGTCGGTGACGTGCTCGGTAAGTTCCACCCCCACGGCGATTCGGCGTGCTATGAGGCCATGGTGCTGATGGCCCAGCCGTTCAGCTACCGCTACACCCTGGTGGACGGCCAGGGCAACTGGGGGGCGCCGGATGATCCCAAGTCCTTCGCTGCCATGCGTTATACCGAGGCGCGGTTGTCGCGTTACTCCGAAGTACTGCTCAGCGAATTGGGCCAGGGCACTGCGAACTGGGGCCCGAACTTTGACGGAACCCTCGACGAACCTTTGGTATTGCCGGCACGTTTGCCGAATATCCTGCTCAATGGCACCACGGGTATCGCGGTCGGCATGGCCACCGACGTACCGCCGCACAACCTGCGCGAAGTCGCCACTGCCTGCGTGCGCTTGCTGGATGAGCCCAAGGCTACGGTCGAGCAGCTTTGCGAGCATATCCAGGGCCCGGATTACCCGACCGAAGCGGAAATCATCACGCCCCGTGCCGACCTGTTGAAGATGTACGAAACCGGCAAGGGCTCGGTGCGCATGCGCGCCGTGTACCACATCGAAGACGGCGACATCATTGTCACCGCGCTGCCGCACCAGGTGTCCGGTGCCAAGGTGCTGGAGCAGATCGCCGCATTGATGCAGGCCAAGCCATCGAAACTGCCCCAAGTGACCGACCTGCGTGACGAGTCCGACCATGAGAACCCGTGCCGCATCGTGATCATCCCGACCAATAGCCGGGTGGATCATGAAGTGTTGATGCAGCATTTGTTTGCCAGCACCGACCTGGAGTCCAGCTATCGGGTCAACGTCAATATCATCGGCCTGGACGGCAAGCCGCAGTTGAAGAACCTGCGCAATCTACTGGTGGAATGGCTGGAGTTCCGCGTACAAACCGTGCGCCGCCGCCTGCAATTCCGCCTCGACAAGGTTGAGCGCCGCTTGCACCTGTTGGACGGTTTGCTGATTGCCTACCTGAACCTGGATGAAGTGATCCATATCATCCGTACCGCCGAGCACCCGAAGGCCGAGCTGATCGCGCGTTTCGAGCTGAGTGAAATCCAGGCTGACTATATTCTCGACACCCGCTTGCGCCAGTTGGCGCGCCTGGAAGAAATGAAGCTGCGTGACGAGCAAGACGCGCTGCTCAAGGAGCAAGCCAAGCTGCAGGCGCTGCTGGGCAGCGAAGCCAAGCTCAAGAAGCTGGTGCGCAGTGAGTTGATCAAAGACGCCGAAACCTACGGCGATGACCGCCGTTCGCCTATCGTCGAGCGTGCTGAAGCGAAGGCGCTGACAGAAACCGAGCTGTTGCCTAACGAGAAAATTACCGTCGTTCTGTCGGAAAAGGGTTGGGTTCGTTCCGCCAAAGGGCATGATATTGACGCCACCGGCCTTTCGTACAAAGCTGGTGATGGCTTCAAGACCGCTGCGGCCGGGCGTTCCAACCAGTTCGCGGTGTTTATCGACTCGACCGGGCGCAGTTATTCGGTGCCGGCCCACACCCTGCCATCTGCACGAGGGCAGGGCGAGCCGTTGACCGGGCGCCTAACGCCACCACCGGGGGCGAATTTCGAGTGCGTGTTGCTGCCTGACGATGATTCACTGTACGTCATCGCCTCCGACGCCGGTTACGGTTTCGTGGTCAAGGGGGAAGACCTGCAGGCCAAGAACAAGGCGGGCAAGGCTTTGTTGAGCCTGCCGAACAACGCCAAGGTGATTCTGCCGAGGCCGGTGGATGATCGTGAGAGCAACTGGCTGGCTTCGGTGACCACCGAAGGGCGTTTGCTGGTGTTCAAGATCAGCGATTTGCCGCAGCTGGGCAAAGGCAAGGGCAACAAGATTATCGGCATTCCCGGCGACCGGGTGGCCAGTCGCGAAGAGTACGTGACCGACATCGCGGTGGTCCCGGAAGGCTCTACCCTGGTGCTCCAGGCCGGCAAGCGCACGTTGTCATTGCGCCCTGACGACCTGGAACACTACAAGGGCGAACGCGGTCGGCGTGGTAATAAACTGCCTCGCGGCTTCCAGCGAGTGGACGCCTTGCTGGTGGAAACGCCGGTTTAAGCTGTACTAGAGGCCTCGATCTACGATTTAACGCGTAGATCGACGCTTTCGCGCTGGAGTCATGGCGCATATTCACGGATGATATGGCCTTTCCAGCGCCGGCGTGGCCGAGCGTGTCAGGTTATTTTTAGTATTACATTGTGGTTCGCCTTGTGGCAGCCACCTGGATGGGATGATGACTGCTCCACGCCTTCCTCTATTTTTGATGCTCGCTGGCCTTTTGGGGCTGGCGGGTTGCAGCACGCACCAGCCAGTGTCGCTGTACCAGCTGGACAGCGGAAGTCCGGCTCAGCCAGCCCAGACAGCGGGCATGGCGGTATTGCTTGGCCCGGTAGTCGTTGCCGATTACCTGCAACGTGAAACCCTGCTACAACGTCAGAACGACGGCAGCCTGCAAGGTTCCACCGATGGTCGTTGGGCGGGCAGCCTGTCGTCCGATATCAATCAACTGATGTTGCGCCAGGTGGCCGGCCAACTGGACAGCCAGCGCGTAGTGCTGGCACCGGGGCCATCCGGGTTTACACCGGATGTGCAGGTGCTGTTGACGATCACGCGGCTTGACTCCGGCAAGTCGCAACCCGCGATCCTGGATGCACAGTGGCGCCTGATCGACCGTCGCGGGCAAGTGCGGGATAACCGCATCGTGCACCTGCAGGAAGAGCATGCCGGCACCACCGCCTCCCAGGTCCAGGCCCAGGGTGTGTTGTTGCAGCACTTGGCGCAGCAGTTGTCGGTGGCGCTCAAGCCACTGGCCAACCAACCGCCGGTCGCTGCCGAGACACCCCGCAAACAGGCTTCCCAGCCCAAGCCTGCTGCCCCGGAAAAGCCGAAGATGCCGATGGCTACCCCGATTCGCACGGATCTGGAAGTGTTCAGGTTCTGATCTGGATCCCGCACCCAGCAAAAAGGCCCGCATACTCTGCGGGCCTTTTTGCTGGGTGGAGAAGATCCAAATGTGGGAGGGGGCTTGCCCCCGATGGCGGCAGTTCAGTTAATGATGTGCCAACTGATACTCCGCTATCGGGGGCAAGCCCCCTCCCACAAGGTACCTGCGGTGTTCGTCAGGGTTTGCGGGTCTCATGCATGCGCGCCAACTGACGTTCCAGCATCGACGGATATGGCTCCATCAACCGCTCTACACAGCTGGCCCCTTCAGGGCTGGCAATCGGGCGGATGCGGGCGCGTTGGCGGATCAGCGCGTCCTCACTGATCTTGCGTTCCACCAACAGCAGGTTGCGGCTGTGTTGGGACAAGGCCAGGGCATCCTGGGCGATTTCGGTCAGCAGCAGGTCGATCTGGCTCATGCCAAACAGGTCATCGCCCACCGTCAAGCCCAGCTGCAGTTGCAGGGTGATGCCGCTATCGGCCACTTCAATCTGCAACGCATGGCCCAGGGCGCGCAACAGCTCGCCGCAGCAGATTGCATTGGTCAGGTAATCTTCGCCGCTGTCTTCGCTGTGGAACAGCATCAGCGTGCTGCCATCGTTAAGGGTATGTAATTCGCTCTGGTACAGCGAGGCGGCCTGGTCGAGGCAATCGCGGTAGCGTTCGAGCAGCTCGGTCAGGCGCGCACGCGGCAGGCGGCGCAGTTGCTCCTGGGCTCCCAGTTGCACGGCGAGTACGGCGCTGTGCTGTGGCTCGGTGTTCCTTTCCACCGCTACCGGCTTTGGCGCAGCAGCTGGGGCCACGGCCGAGGTATCGCGCAGGTCGGCGAACGGGTCTTCGTCGTCCAGCTCGTCTTCCTCGGCCTTGATCACATGGCGCGGCCCTGGCTTCAGGCCGGCTACCGGCGCGCTTTCGTCGAAGCCTGGGTCGCGCAGGTCGCGTACTTCAAACTCAGGCTCGTCGTTGTAGTCGTCGCTGTCGTCGTACTCTGGCTCTGGTTCGACTTCCGGCTCTTTAGGTTCCGGTGCAAAGCTGGTGTGAAGCTGGCGTGCGAGGTCGCCGATTTCGTCCTGGCGATCAGTGGCCGGGGTGTGTTCGTCGATATCCCGCAGCCAGATACGCAGTTGCATCAGCGGCGTGGAGATATGCCGCCCCAGGCGCAAGCTCAAGGCCAGGGCCAGGGCCAGCAGGATTGCGCTCAGGATGCCCATGCTCTGCAGGCTGATGGTCATCGGCTGCTGGAATTGCTGCATATCAAGGCTGATACGCAGTTGGCCGGCCTTCACATCCTGAAAGGTGATATTGCTCTGGTACAGGCCCTCGGCTTCACCCAACAGGCCGTTCTTCGGGCGTTGCCCGGCCTCGGCCATGATCCGGTTGTCCACGCTATAGATAGCGGCATGGGCCACCAGCGGGTTCTTGGTCAGGTTGTTGAGCAGTACGTTGAGGCTGAGGATGTCGTTGGACACCAGCAACTCAGTGGCCGACGTGGCGGTCTGGGTCGTCAGGCTCTCGCCCAGGGCATCGGCTTGCTCATGCATGGCCTGCTTGAACTGCAAACCCATCACGCAGGCGTAGATCACCAGGGCCAAAGCGACCAGGATCACGTTATGGCTGGCGATGCGTAATGCGATCGGTACACGGCGGTGGCGCAGTGCCCGGAAGATCAGCAGGAAGAAGTTATCGGTTTTTACTGGCGTGGGCCGGTTCACTTGCGCTCGGCTCTTGGTCCGTGAAGTTGACGCGCAGTATAGCGACAGGCCCATGGCCGGCAAAGCGCTGGCTGTGCCCGATGGTCACTGAAAGTGGGTAGAATGCGGTTTTTTTCCAGCCTGGGGGTGCGCTTTGCGCGAAATTGTCCTGATCAACATCACAGGTCTTGACCGACCGGGTCTCACCGCGGCCATTACCGGCGTCCTGGCCCAGGGTGGTGTGAACATTCTCGACATCGGCCAGGCGGTGATCCATGACACTCTGTCGTTCGGCATCCTGGTGGAAATCCCCAGCACCGAGCAGGCCTCGTCGGTACTCAAGGACATCCTGTTTACGGCCTATAAGCTGGATCAACAGGTGCGTTTCACTCCGGTGTCCGAAGAGGACTACCAGCACTGGGTACAAGGCCAGGGCAAAAAGCGCCATATCGTCACCCTGTTGACCCGCAAGGTCACTGCCGAGCAGTTGCAACGTGTCAGCTCCATTACCGCGCAGTACGGTTTGAATATCGACCATATCGACCGTCTGTCAGGTCGCATGCCATTGGATACCCCTGCTGATAAGGGCAAGGGCTGCATCGAGTTTTCCGTGCGCGGCGAGCCGGCGGATGCGCAAGCGCTACGTGCCGAATTCCTCAGCGTGGCCCAGGAGCTGAATGTCGATATCGCCTTCCAGGAAGATTCGCTGTTCCGTCGCAACCGTCGCCTGGCGGTTTTCGACATGGACTCCACCCTGATCGAAGCCGAAGTCATCGACGAGTTGGCCAAGGCGGCCGGTGTGGGCGAGCAAGTGTCCGCGATTACCGAGCGGGCGATGGCCGGTGAGCTGGATTTTCGGGCCAGCTTCAAGGAGCGTCTGGCGTTGCTCAAGGGCCTGGACGTGAGTGTGCTGGATTCCATCGGCGCGTCACTGCGCCTGACCGAGGGCGCTGAAACCCTGTTTGCCGAACTCAAGCGCCTGGGCTACAAGACCGCCATCCTGTCGGGCGGCTTCACCTACTTCGCCAAGCAGTTGCAGGCGAAGTTGGGCATTGACTATGTATTTGCCAACGAGCTGGAAGTGGTGGATGGCAAGGTGACCGGATTGGCCGTCGAGCCGATTGTCGATGCGCAGCGCAAGGCGGATCTGCTCAAGGAACTGGCCCACAAGGAAGGCTTGCGCCTGGAGCAGACCATTGCGGTCGGCGATGGCGCCAATGACCTGCCGATGCTGGCGATTGCCGGGCTGGGTGTGGCGTTTCGCGCCAAGCCGTTGGTCAAGCAATCTGCCAAGCAAGCGATCTCGACCTTGGGTCTGGATGGCGTGCTGTATCTGCTGGGCTTGCGCGACCGCGACGGTCAGCTCTAACTGACGAAATGCGGTCAAAAATGTGGGAGGGGGCTTGCTCCCGATGGCGGTGGAACAGTCTATACATCTCCGACTGGAATACCGCCATCGGGAGCAAGCCCCCTCCCACATTTGATCTTTGCAGTTTTCAGATTAGGCTTTAGGCAGTGCGATAGCCTGGCCCATCTGTACTGGCGAACCCGCCAACAACGCTTCGGTCCATTTCACCTGCTCCGGTCCGAACAGCACGATGGCGGTCGAGCCCAGCTTGAAGCGACCCATCTC from Pseudomonas synxantha harbors:
- the serB gene encoding phosphoserine phosphatase SerB, with amino-acid sequence MREIVLINITGLDRPGLTAAITGVLAQGGVNILDIGQAVIHDTLSFGILVEIPSTEQASSVLKDILFTAYKLDQQVRFTPVSEEDYQHWVQGQGKKRHIVTLLTRKVTAEQLQRVSSITAQYGLNIDHIDRLSGRMPLDTPADKGKGCIEFSVRGEPADAQALRAEFLSVAQELNVDIAFQEDSLFRRNRRLAVFDMDSTLIEAEVIDELAKAAGVGEQVSAITERAMAGELDFRASFKERLALLKGLDVSVLDSIGASLRLTEGAETLFAELKRLGYKTAILSGGFTYFAKQLQAKLGIDYVFANELEVVDGKVTGLAVEPIVDAQRKADLLKELAHKEGLRLEQTIAVGDGANDLPMLAIAGLGVAFRAKPLVKQSAKQAISTLGLDGVLYLLGLRDRDGQL
- a CDS encoding AhpA/YtjB family protein, with translation MNRPTPVKTDNFFLLIFRALRHRRVPIALRIASHNVILVALALVIYACVMGLQFKQAMHEQADALGESLTTQTATSATELLVSNDILSLNVLLNNLTKNPLVAHAAIYSVDNRIMAEAGQRPKNGLLGEAEGLYQSNITFQDVKAGQLRISLDMQQFQQPMTISLQSMGILSAILLALALALSLRLGRHISTPLMQLRIWLRDIDEHTPATDRQDEIGDLARQLHTSFAPEPKEPEVEPEPEYDDSDDYNDEPEFEVRDLRDPGFDESAPVAGLKPGPRHVIKAEEDELDDEDPFADLRDTSAVAPAAAPKPVAVERNTEPQHSAVLAVQLGAQEQLRRLPRARLTELLERYRDCLDQAASLYQSELHTLNDGSTLMLFHSEDSGEDYLTNAICCGELLRALGHALQIEVADSGITLQLQLGLTVGDDLFGMSQIDLLLTEIAQDALALSQHSRNLLLVERKISEDALIRQRARIRPIASPEGASCVERLMEPYPSMLERQLARMHETRKP
- the parC gene encoding DNA topoisomerase IV subunit A, yielding MSDILADSLDGVERRSLADFTENAYLNYSMYVIMDRALPHIGDGLKPVQRRIIYAMSELGLDADSKHKKSARTVGDVLGKFHPHGDSACYEAMVLMAQPFSYRYTLVDGQGNWGAPDDPKSFAAMRYTEARLSRYSEVLLSELGQGTANWGPNFDGTLDEPLVLPARLPNILLNGTTGIAVGMATDVPPHNLREVATACVRLLDEPKATVEQLCEHIQGPDYPTEAEIITPRADLLKMYETGKGSVRMRAVYHIEDGDIIVTALPHQVSGAKVLEQIAALMQAKPSKLPQVTDLRDESDHENPCRIVIIPTNSRVDHEVLMQHLFASTDLESSYRVNVNIIGLDGKPQLKNLRNLLVEWLEFRVQTVRRRLQFRLDKVERRLHLLDGLLIAYLNLDEVIHIIRTAEHPKAELIARFELSEIQADYILDTRLRQLARLEEMKLRDEQDALLKEQAKLQALLGSEAKLKKLVRSELIKDAETYGDDRRSPIVERAEAKALTETELLPNEKITVVLSEKGWVRSAKGHDIDATGLSYKAGDGFKTAAAGRSNQFAVFIDSTGRSYSVPAHTLPSARGQGEPLTGRLTPPPGANFECVLLPDDDSLYVIASDAGYGFVVKGEDLQAKNKAGKALLSLPNNAKVILPRPVDDRESNWLASVTTEGRLLVFKISDLPQLGKGKGNKIIGIPGDRVASREEYVTDIAVVPEGSTLVLQAGKRTLSLRPDDLEHYKGERGRRGNKLPRGFQRVDALLVETPV
- a CDS encoding membrane integrity-associated transporter subunit PqiC; translated protein: MMTAPRLPLFLMLAGLLGLAGCSTHQPVSLYQLDSGSPAQPAQTAGMAVLLGPVVVADYLQRETLLQRQNDGSLQGSTDGRWAGSLSSDINQLMLRQVAGQLDSQRVVLAPGPSGFTPDVQVLLTITRLDSGKSQPAILDAQWRLIDRRGQVRDNRIVHLQEEHAGTTASQVQAQGVLLQHLAQQLSVALKPLANQPPVAAETPRKQASQPKPAAPEKPKMPMATPIRTDLEVFRF